One region of Camelus bactrianus isolate YW-2024 breed Bactrian camel chromosome 20, ASM4877302v1, whole genome shotgun sequence genomic DNA includes:
- the RBM24 gene encoding RNA-binding protein 24, translating to MHTTQKDTTYTKIFVGGLPYHTTDASLRKYFEVFGEIEEAVVITDRQTGKSRGYGFVTMADRAAAERACKDPNPIIDGRKANVNLAYLGAKPRIMQPGFAFGVQQLHPALIQRPFGIPAHYVYPQAFVQPGVVIPHVQPTAAAASTTPYIDYTGAAYAQYSAAAAAAAAAAAYEQYPYAASPAAAGYVTAGGYGYAVQQPITAAAPGTAAAAAAAAAAAAAFGQYQPQQLQTDRMQ from the exons ATGCACACGACCCAGAAGGACACGACGTACACCAAGATCTTCGTCGGGGGGCTGCCCTACCACACCACCGACGCCAGCCTGCGCAAGTACTTCGAGGTCTTCGGCGAGATCGAGGAGGCGGTGGTCATCACCGACCGGCAGACGGGCAAGTCCCGGGGCTATGGATTT GTCACCATGGCTGACCGGGCTGCTGCTGAAAGAGCCTGCAAGGATCCCAACCCCATCATTGATGGCAGGAAGGCCAACGTGAATCTGGCATACTTGGGAGCAAAACCAAGGATCATGCAACCAG GTTTTGCCTTTGGTGTTCAACAGCTTCATCCAGCCCTTATACAGAGACCTTTTGG GATACCTGCCCACTATGTCTATCCGCAGGCTTTCGTGCAGCCGGGGGTGGTCATCCCACACGTGCAGCCCACGGCGGCCGCCGCCTCCACCACACCTTACATCGACTACACCGGCGCCGCGTACGCACAGTACTcggccgccgcggccgccgctgCCGCGGCCGCCGCCTACGAGCAGTACCCGTACGCcgcctcccccgccgccgcggGCTACGTCACCGCCGGGGGCTACGGCTACGCCGTGCAGCAGCCAATCACCGCCGCCGCGCCTGggaccgcggccgccgccgccgccgccgcggccgccgccgccgccttcgGCCAGTACCAGCCCCAGCAGCTGCAGACGGACCGGATGCAATAG